In Amycolatopsis sp. FBCC-B4732, the genomic stretch CCGCCCGTGCACCAGACGTTCGAGGGCCCGAACTTCGTCGTCTGCTCGTTCTGCCCGCGGAAGGTCGACTACCACGAGGACTCGATCCCGGTGCCGTACAACCACGCGAACGTCGACTCCGACGAGCTGATGTTCTACGTGCGCGGCAACTACGAGGCCCGCAAGGGCTCGGGCATCGGCGTCGGCTCGCTGTCGCTGCACCCCTCCGGGTTCACGCACGGCCCGCAGCCGGGCGCGGCGGAGGCGTCGATCGGCGCGGAGTTCTTCGACGAGACCGCGGTCATGGTCGACACGTTCGCGCCGCTGGACCTCGGCGAGGCCGCCGACGCGTCCGAGGATCCCGGGTACGCGTGGACGTGGTCGCGCCGCGGACCCAAGGGATAGTCAAGTTTCCCGAATTACCGTCCCGTTCCCGTTCCGCTGCCGGATAATGAAATTTCCGGTGGCGGAACGGGGAGGGTTCGATGATCAATTCCCAACCAGCACGGCGAAAGAGAAAGATTCTCCCGTTCCTGGCCGCGATCGTGGTCGCCGCCGGGCTGATCATCGGGATCCGCGCCTGGACCAGCGACTCGGGTGACGAGGCCGAGGCGCCGAAGTGCACCGGCTCGGACGCCGTCGCGCTGAACGTCGCTTCGTCACCGGAAAAGGCCGGCGTCGTCCAGGAAGCCGCGAAGGCCTACTCCGGCCGGACCGTGGCCGGCCATTGCGTCGACGTCGTCGTGAAGTCGAAGTCGTCGGGCATCGCGATGCAGGCGCTGGCGAACGGCTGGAACGAGGCCACCGACGGCCCGCGCCCGGACGTCTGGACGCCGGCCGCGAGCGGCTGGGTCAACCTGCTGCGCGTCAACGCCAAGGGCGACACCGGGTCGATCGTGCCGGACGGCGACCCGCAGTCGGTCGCGAACTCGCCGCTGACCGTCGCCATGCCGAAGCCGATGGCCGAGGCGCTGGGCTGGCCGGCGAAGCCGATCGGCTGGAAGGACCTCGCCACGCTCGCCACCGACCCGGCGGGGTGGGCGAAGTACGGCCACCCGGAGTGGGGCAGGTTCCGGCTCGGCAAGACGAACCCGAACATCTCGACCGCGGGCCTGAACGCCACCATCGGCGCGTACTACGCGGCCACCGGCACGTCGTCCGACCTCACCGCGGCCGCGCTCGAGAAGCCCGAGGCCCGGCAGTTCGTCACGAACATCGAGCAGGCGATCGTGCACTACGGCGACAACACGCTCACCTTCCTGACGAACCTGCAGAAGGCCGACGACCGCGGCGCGGCGCTGTCCTACATCTCGGCGGTGACCGTCGAGGAGAACTCGCTGATCGGCTACAACCTGGGCAACCCGACCAACGACCCGGCCAAGGTCGGCCAGCACGCGCCGCCGAAGGTGCCGCTGGTCGCGCTGTACCCGGCCGACGGCACGCTCAACTCCGACCACCCGTTCGTCACGCTGAACTGGGCCGACCCGACGCGCAAGCAGATCGCCGCCGACTTCCTCGGCTACCTGCGCGGCCCGGAGACGCAGCAGCGCTTCGCCGCGCTCGGCTTCCGGTCGTTCGAGGGCAAGCCGGGGCCGCAGGTGACGACCCAGAACGGTGTCCAGCCGGACGCGAAGATCAATTTCATCCGGCCGCCGTCCCCGACGGTGCTGTCGAAGCTGCTGGCGTCGTGGACCGAGCTGCGCAAGAAGGCGAACGTGCTGCTGGTCGTGGACGTCTCGGGCTCGATGGGTGACGAGGTGAAGGGCACCGGCAAGAGCAAGATCGACCTGGCCAAGCAGGCCGCGATCGACGCGCTCGGCCAGTTCGTGCCGCGGGACCAGGTCGGGCTCTGGCAGTTCTCCACCCACCTCGACGGCGACAAGGACTACCAGGAGCTGGTCCCGCTGCAGGCGCTGGGAAACAGCGGCAAGGAGACGCTCGCGATGCGGCTGAGCGGGCTGACGCCGCAGGCGGGGACCGGGCTCTACGACTCGTCGCAGGCCGCGTACGAGTACCTGAAGGCGCACCTCGACCCGGCGGCGATCAACGCGGTCGTGGTGCTGACCGACGGCCGCAACGAGGATCCCGGCGGCGTCGACCTCGACCACCTGCTGCCGCAGCTGCGGCCGGAGGGCAACGCGGAGACGGTCCGGCTGTTCACCATCGCCTACGGCTCGGACGCCGACCAGGACGTGCTGAAGCGCATCGCGGAGGCGACCGAAGGATCGGAGTACGACTCGTCCAAACCGGACTCGATCAACCAGGTCTTCACCTCCGTGATCTCGAATTTCTGAGATCCTGCCGGTCATGAAGTTCGCCCGTGAGCTCGCCGAACCGTGGGGGCTGCTGTTCGCCGTCACGTCGGCCGGGGTGGCCTGGGCCGTGCAGCTGCCGGTCGTCGCCGCCGTCGGGGTCGGGGTGGCGGTGCTCGCCGCGCGGGCGGGCGTCGCCGTCGCAACCCGCGAGAAGGAGCCGGAACAGCGTGCGGCGCGCGTGCTCGACGTCGCGCCCGGGTCGGCCGAGGAGAACTGGCTGCGCCGGGCCGAAAGCGCGGCTGAAGGCTTCGGCTCGCTCAGCGACTCGCTCGATTCGGGTCCGCTCGCCGACCGCGTCGCGGACATGGAACCGGTGGTCCAGGAGACGCTGGTGACGCTGCGGCGGCTGGCCGGCCGCGCGTCGGCGACCGGGAAGGCGCTGTCCCGGGTGGACCTCGACGCCGTCGGGAAGGAGCGGCGCCGGCTGGACCGCGAACTGCGTTCGGCGAGCGCGGAAGTGCGCGGCGACCTCGAACAGGCGCTGGCGGCGGTGCAGGCCCAGGCCGACGTGCACGCGCGGCTCTCCGGCGCGCGCGACAAGCTGCTGGCGCAGCTGCAGTCCGGCGCGCTCGGCCTGGACAGCCTGGTGGCGCGGGTCGCCGAGCTGACGGCCGCGACGACGGACTTCGCCGTGGACACCGGCGCCGTGCGGGAGCTGAGCGACCAGCTGGAAGGCATCCGCCAAGGCGTGCTGGAGACCGAGCAGGCGACGCGGAAGTCGCTGGGCTAGACGGCGACCGGCGTCCGGTCGCGCCGCGGCAGCAGCACCGGCGTCGCGAGGATGAGGACGCCGGCGATCCCGATCGCGACCCGCGGACCCGTGACGCCGGCGAGCACGCCCCACACCGCGGTCAGCGCGGCGATGGCCGCCTTCGTGCTGACCGACCACGCCGAGAGCGTGCGGCCGGCGCGGTCCGGCGGCAGCTGTTCGAGCCGGTAGGTGGCCAGCACGGGGTTGAACACGCTGCAGCTGACGATCAGGCCCAGTTCGACGACCATGACGAAGACCAGCCCGCCCGTGCCGTGGGGCAGGAAGGCGAGCGCGAGGAGCCAGCAAGCCCGGACCGCGCCCGACTTCAGCAGCACGGGGTGCCGGCCGAAGCGCGCGACGAGCCGCGGGGTCAGCCGCGAGCCGGCGAGGCCGCCGAGGCACGGCACCGCGAACGCGAGCCCGTACTGCCACGGCGTGAGCCCGAGCTCCCCCAGCATCAGCACGGCGAGCAGCGGCTCGGTCGCCATGACCAGGCCGTTGAAGACCATCGTGTTGAAGAGCAGGGGACGCAGGCCGGGGTGGGCCAGCAGGAAGCGCCACCCGTCGGCCAGGTCCCGTGCACGCGGGCGCTCGGTGGTGCGCGGGCGCGGCTCGTCCCCGCCGATCGCGCGGAGCCCGAGCGCGGAGAGCAGGAAGCTGGCGGCGTTGGCCGCCACCGACGTCACCGGCCCGAGCACCGCGAACGCGGCCCCGCCGAGCGGCGGCCCGAGCGCGGTGGCCGTCCAGTTCGTCGACTCGAACCGGCCGTTGGCGACGAGCAGGTCTTCGGGCGGGACGAGCCCCTTCAGGAAGGCGCCGCTCGCCGAGGTGAAGGTGATGTCCGCCGCGGCGACGACCACCGAGACGGCGAGCAGCTGGCCGAAGCTCAGCACGCCGAGCGCGTAGCAGGCGGGCACGCTGAGCAGCGCGCCGAACCGGACCAGGTCCATGGCCACCATGACCGGCGCTTGCGGCGCCGGTCGACCCACGGCCCGAGCGGCACTGCCACGAGCGCCCCGACGGCGGGCCCGATCGCGGCGAGCGCCGACACCGCAGCCGGACCGGCGTGCAGCACGAGGATGGCGAGCATCGGGAAGGCGCCGAACCCGAGCCAGGTGCCGAACGCGCTCACGGCGTAAGCCGTCCACAACCACCGGAACCGCCGCCCGAGCCGCCTGCGCATCACCGGGAGATCAAAGCGAGGAGTGGGTGGGCGGCGCAAACAACCGACGCGTCGGCGAGCCACAACGCGGCGTTGTGAACCTAGAGTCGGTCGCCGTGGACCTCGACGCAGTGCGCACCTTCGTGGCCGCCGTGGCGGCGGGCCGCTTCCAGGACGCCGCGGTGGATTTGTCGATCACGCAGCAAGCGGTCTCGAAGCGCATCGCGGCGCTGGAGAAGACGCTCGGGGCGAGGCTGTTCACCCGCACCGCCCGCGGCGCGAGGCTGACGGCGGCGGGCGAGGCGTTCCTGCCGCACGCGCGCGAGCTGCTTTCGGCGGAGGCGCGAGCGCTCGCTTCGGTGCGGACCGGACCGTTGCGCGTCGACGTCATCGGCAGGCGCCTGTGCCCGGCGACGTTGCTGCGGGAGTTCCACGAGGCCCATCCGGAGATCGCGCTGGAGGTCGTGACCCTCTTCGACACCGCGGTCGCCGCGCTCCGGAACGCTTCGATCGACGCGACCTTCCGCGCGCTCGTGGAGGTGCCGCCGGACCTCGACGCGCAGTGGGTGTTCGACGAGCCCATCGAGCTGCTGTGCGGCCCGGGTCATCCGCTGGCCGGGTCGGCTTCGGTGACGCCGGCCGAGCTGGCCGGGCACCGGCTTTGGCTGCCGGGCATGGTGCCCGGGACCGAGTGGGGCGCCTACTACGCGGCGTTCGCGACGGCGTTCGGGCTGTCGATCGACGCGGCCGGGCCGAACTTCGGCACCGAGGTCGTGCTGGACACGATCGCGAAGTCGGCGGAGGTGGCCACGCTGCTCCCCACGGGCGCCCGGCTGCGGTGGCCCGCGGAGTACGACTTGCGGCGGGTGAAGCTCGAACGGCCGGTGCCGGTCTACCCGCATTCGCTGATCTGGCGCCGGGACAACGCGCACCCCGCGCTGAAGGCGCTGCGGACCCACTTGGGCAGGGGAACGCGGGCAGCCGAGGCGTGGTGGCCGGGTCAGCCGAGCCAGACCGTGCCCAGCACCGGGTAGCCCGGCAGGCCCGTCCGGGCCGCGCCCGGGCGGGGGACTCCCGCGATCCACAGGCGGCCCGTCGCCGCGATGTTCGCCGCCATCGACGGGTCCGCCTTCGGCAGGCGGAAGGCGACCACCGTGCCGTCGGCCAGCATCGTCAGGCCGCTCAACCGCGCCGAACCGCGGCGGCCCATGCGGACCGGGCCGTCCAGGACCGCGCGCAGTTCCGTCCAGTGGTCGGCCGGCAGGGGACGGCGGTGGGCGAGCGAACGCAGGCCCGTCGCGAGCGCGCCCAGCAGCGCCCCCGCCGCGAACGCCCACGCGATCCAGCCCATGACCGGGAAGTCGAGCCGGACCCACAGCGCGAAACCGGCCAGTATCAGCAGGAACGCGGCCGTCGTGCGCAGTTCACGGGCGAGCTGGCGGCGGTGCGCGGTGAGCACCGGGTCGAGCCGCGGCGAGCCCGAGCCGGCCGGGGCCAGTACCGCAACCGCACCTGACGGCGGCGTCTCGTGCATCCGGGCGCGGCGGACGCGGACCAGCCCGGAGAAGCCGACGAACACCTTCGGGCCGCGGCCCAGCAGCCAGACGCGGCGGTGGCCGGCCAGCAGCAGCCGGTGGGCCTCGTCGAGGCGGACGCGCAGCCAGCGGCCGTCCGGCAGCCGGACGCCGACCGTCCGGCCGGCCACGACCAGGCCGTCGGCGGTGACGTCCACCTGCCGGAACGCTTCCCGCTTCAGCCGCTTTTCCGGCACGTGGGCGTACGCGCGGTGGAGCCACCACGCCTCGACCGTGCCGGCCAGCGCGAGCGTGCCCACCGGCAGCGCGACGCCGGCGCCGGTGAAGAACTGGGCGACCCCGAACACCAGGAAGAGCCAGGACAGCAGCCGCTGGTCGGCGGTGTTCCGGCCGATCCGGTCGAGGTATTCGCCGAAGATCGGCAGCGCGCCGGACGGCATCGCGGGATCGAGTTCGAACGCGGGCACGCGTTCGGGAACCGGGACGATCTGCACGCTGGGCCCCCACCGTGTCGGCTTTGGTCAACGGCTTTTCGGTGAATCGGTCACCGGCGTTACCGGATACTCCGTTCAGACTACCCAGACCGCGAAATTCAGGTTAGGCTCACCTAAGTAGGAGGTGAGCCGTGACCGAGGCCCCGACATCCATCCGCCGCCCGCCGGCACCGAACCCCGCCGAGCGCGCGAAGACGATCGCCACTCGCAACGGGCCGGCGTCGC encodes the following:
- a CDS encoding substrate-binding and VWA domain-containing protein — encoded protein: MINSQPARRKRKILPFLAAIVVAAGLIIGIRAWTSDSGDEAEAPKCTGSDAVALNVASSPEKAGVVQEAAKAYSGRTVAGHCVDVVVKSKSSGIAMQALANGWNEATDGPRPDVWTPAASGWVNLLRVNAKGDTGSIVPDGDPQSVANSPLTVAMPKPMAEALGWPAKPIGWKDLATLATDPAGWAKYGHPEWGRFRLGKTNPNISTAGLNATIGAYYAATGTSSDLTAAALEKPEARQFVTNIEQAIVHYGDNTLTFLTNLQKADDRGAALSYISAVTVEENSLIGYNLGNPTNDPAKVGQHAPPKVPLVALYPADGTLNSDHPFVTLNWADPTRKQIAADFLGYLRGPETQQRFAALGFRSFEGKPGPQVTTQNGVQPDAKINFIRPPSPTVLSKLLASWTELRKKANVLLVVDVSGSMGDEVKGTGKSKIDLAKQAAIDALGQFVPRDQVGLWQFSTHLDGDKDYQELVPLQALGNSGKETLAMRLSGLTPQAGTGLYDSSQAAYEYLKAHLDPAAINAVVVLTDGRNEDPGGVDLDHLLPQLRPEGNAETVRLFTIAYGSDADQDVLKRIAEATEGSEYDSSKPDSINQVFTSVISNF
- a CDS encoding LysR family transcriptional regulator, with the translated sequence MDLDAVRTFVAAVAAGRFQDAAVDLSITQQAVSKRIAALEKTLGARLFTRTARGARLTAAGEAFLPHARELLSAEARALASVRTGPLRVDVIGRRLCPATLLREFHEAHPEIALEVVTLFDTAVAALRNASIDATFRALVEVPPDLDAQWVFDEPIELLCGPGHPLAGSASVTPAELAGHRLWLPGMVPGTEWGAYYAAFATAFGLSIDAAGPNFGTEVVLDTIAKSAEVATLLPTGARLRWPAEYDLRRVKLERPVPVYPHSLIWRRDNAHPALKALRTHLGRGTRAAEAWWPGQPSQTVPSTG